The stretch of DNA gtatgggattttgactggtagttattaccaatttgatcctccgcgttggattctgactttgacctcaattatcttccaaagaaaagacttttctcgagattttctttctgctatctgaaagtaattaaaattccctacacatagatgctaaattcatcgagataggtccaatagattttattctgtgacgattttaaggtttcaattggtaccaattaccagtaaagtcctccgagtgttaaaacGCACGTCTTGACGCTTTCAGAAACTTCctaaattgctataaaattgacaaacagCGCCTTCTTCATCTTCCGTAAACGTCAAACGTCTGGAGTGGTGAATTCCGAAAATTCCTTAGAGCAGtcctttagattttttttaggttgTAAAATACCTGATAATGAGATACcattgtcatagccaggtactacgatcCAGAACTTAGACCAACGAGCAACTGAGCCTGAACTGAGAGCAAGAAACCTTTAAGAGGAAATGATCTAAGACTGAAATCCTCGTACAAGCCCTACAGAGAGTACCAATACGACTACTCAAGCAAGGCTAATGACAAGATGTTTTGTTTTGCCCCTTTTCGAACGTTAAAAAGAGGTGAAATTGGATGAAGCTTCACACCCAAGTGGTGAAAATGAGAGTTGTGGggaaaataaaacgttttgGCGGTAAAACAAAATCCAACGTCTCTTTGGCACGTTgagattttttccttaaacagaaatgttaggaaaattccttttgcgAAGGATAATTCAACTTTAAAAGAGGTAAAATACCTTCTGTCTgagaatttaatgattaaaagtCCTTTGATAAATTCATCTAATGTAAAGCATACTTTTATTGTTTCTAGCACTGAAGTTTATTCATATTGAAGATTTAAAGGTTTTTATCCCACCCCTGTAAGTTCCCCTAAAAGGATTAAAGttttatagagagagaaaaaacctGATGGCAAATCCCTTCTTTTTTGGGATTTCCGTGCACCGTGGCGCATTTTGCAGCATCTAATGGGCAAATTGCGGAaggttttcattttttaaattagttttttcgTGGTTTGTGGAATGAATGCGCCATCCGGAAGTGCTTCCATCCTGTTATCCTATCAGTTCTTAACTGAATATACCTGGTAGATGTGTTCAGCTTGGGCTTTCATGTGATCCGATGCCGTTCTAGCTGCTTCCTTGATTTTTTGCGCCTTCGTGGCGGGATGGAGGAGGTGTAAATCCTGATGGGCGGGATTTGGGAAGAGTGTGTGAAGGACCCAATTGAAGCCTGTTGACATTTTGGAGCAGTTCTTCTTGAAGCGCTCCAGCCCAAAGGCGGAGATGGCACGTGAAAAGCCAAAAACTTGCGAATCAATCCACGCTGAGCGATGCGCCACGGTGCTTCCGGGGGTATCTTTGGAACTACAGTACACCACCTTCTCCGTGACACTCATTATTTTGGTAAATGCAATATTACGCGTGTAG from Lutzomyia longipalpis isolate SR_M1_2022 chromosome 4, ASM2433408v1 encodes:
- the LOC129795705 gene encoding protein preli-like — translated: MVRYYEEKTTFNFAWEQVALAFWQKYPNPHSNHVLTEDTVQREVRDGKLYSKRLLSKTNRVPKWGERFYNAKSVKIVEESVCDPREQMLVTYTRNIAFTKIMSVTEKVVYCSSKDTPGSTVAHRSAWIDSQVFGFSRAISAFGLERFKKNCSKMSTGFNWVLHTLFPNPAHQDLHLLHPATKAQKIKEAARTASDHMKAQAEHIYQVYSVKN